One genomic segment of Centroberyx gerrardi isolate f3 chromosome 4, fCenGer3.hap1.cur.20231027, whole genome shotgun sequence includes these proteins:
- the LOC139910324 gene encoding filamin-C-like isoform X3: protein MPATEKDLAEDAPWKKIQQNTFTRWCNEHLKCVNKNLSDLQRDFGDGLKLISLLEVLSQKKMYRKHHIRPNFRQMKLENVSVALEFLDREHIKLVSIDSKAIVDGNLKLILGLIWTLILHYSISMPMWEDEDDEEAKKLTPKQRLLGWIQNKVPQLPINNFNRDWRDGKALGALVDNCAPGLCPDWAEWDPNQPVENAREAMQQADDWLGVPQVIAPEEIVDPNVDEHSVMTYLSQFPKAKLKPGAPLKAKQLFPNKAKAYGPGIEPHGNMVLKPAVFTVETLEAGSGEVLVYVEDPEGHKEEVKPNNDKNRTYTVTYVPKVEGVHKVIVLFAGQNIDKSPYTVNVAKAMGDPSKVHARGPGLDATGNVANKPTYFDIYTAGAGNGDVSVVIVDPQGKKDTVELILENKGDNVFRCTYRPMLEGPHTIHVLFAGQEIPKSPFTVNIAEAINPNACRATGRGLQPKGVRVKEVADFKVFTKGAGTGELKVSVKGPSGAEEQVKVRDAGDGVYECEYYPQKPGKYTVSISWGGQPIPRSPFEVEVSAEAGFQKVRAWGPGLKTGMVGKSADFVVEAIGTEVGTLGFSIEGPSQAKIECDDKGDGSCDVRYWPTEPGDYAVHVICDDEDIKDSPFMAHILPAANDIFPEKVKAFGPGLERTGVIVNKPTEFTIDARMAGKGHLKIYAQDAEGCTIDIKITDRGDTTFLCVYTPVKPIKHTIIITWGEVNVPNSPFRVLVGEGCHPDKVKVYGPGVEKTGLKANEPTYFTVDCSEAGQGDISIGIKCAPGVVGPAEADIDFDIIKNDNDTFTVKYTPPGAGRYTIMVLFADQEIPISPFKVKVDPSHDAGKVRAEGPGLNKTGVEVGTPTHFTIYTKGAGKAKPEVHFTASGPGEAVRDFEIIDNHDYSYTVKYTALQQGNMTISVTHGGDPIPKSPFHITVAPHLDIGKVKVEGLETKVEVGKDQEFTVNTQGAGGQGNVGVKMTSPSGRPIPCKLESDKAKGTHSVKYIPPEEGQYKVDVSYDGNPVMGSPFGVEGVMPADPSKVRAYGPGLQGGIVGKPAPFSIDTKGAGAGGLGLTVEGPCEAKMECQDNGDSTCSVSYLPTEPGEYAINILFAEQHIPGSPFKAVVRPAFDPSKVTASGPGLERAKTGEPATFTVDCTRAGDGELTIEIVSETGAKAEVHIQKTAEGTFSVTYIPPFHGTHTITIKYGGHVIPQFPKVIQVEPAVDTSGVQVYGPGVEPRGVLREVTTHFIVDTRAHNKTGGSHVKVRIINPSGTNTDTYITDKADGTYRVEYTAFEDGMHLIEVLYDDVAVPKSPFRVSVVEGCDPTRVRAYGPGLEGGITNKPNCFTVETRGAGTGGLGLTIEGASEAKMSCKDNKDGSCSVEYVPFTPGDYDVNINYGGHPIPGSPFRVPVRDPVDPSKVKCSGPGLGKGVRAHVPQTFTADCTQAGQAPLDVKLYGPTGSVEPVGVKNNGDGTHTVHYTPSQDGPYTVAVKYADQEVPHSPFKVMSLPGHDASKVRASGPGLDTKGVSASLPVEFTIDARDAGEGLLTVQILDPEGKPKKATIQDNRDGTYTVSYVPDSIGPYTITIKYGGDEIPYSPYRIQSLPTGDASKCLLTGHGVLQKLQTSEDTVITVDAKAAGKGKVTCKVQTPEGVELDMDVVENHDGTFDIYYTAPEPGKYVITIRFGGQNIPKSPFHVVASKEPVAPRDSVDPLFRPLNLVVPFTPQQGEITGEVRMPSGKTARPHITDNKDGTITVKYQPTERGLHEMDIKYDGNHIPGSPLQFYVDAMNSGVVTAYGPGLSYGMVNKAATFTVVTKNAGEGGLSLAVEGPSKAEITCKDNKDGTCTVSYLPTAPGDYNVIVKFDNKHIPGSPYTAKITGDDAITRTSQLNVGTAADVSLKIAETDLSSLTASIRAPSGNEEPCLLKRLPNRHIGISFTPKEVGEHEVSVRKSGMHVANSPFKIMVGQSEIGEASRVKAFGKGLVEAHTFEMAEFFVDTRNAGYGGLALSIEGPSKVDINCEDVEDGTCRVTYCPTEPGNYIVNIKFAEKHIPGSPFTVKVTGEGRIKESITRKRQASSIASVGSTCGLNLKIPGHGSQAMTAQVTSPSGKTMDADIVDGGSSTYSVRFIPQEMGPHTVNVKYRGQHVPGSPFQFTVGPMGEGGAHKVRAGGTGLERGVAGAPTEFSIWTREAGAGGLSIAVEGPSKAEISFEDRKDGSCGVSYIVKEPGDYEVSIKFNNENIPDSPFIVPIATLSDEARRLTVTSLQEKDLRVNQEASFMVQRNGARGVVDAKVHTPSGSSEECYVTELDSDKNAIRFIPRENGVHSIDVKFNGCHIPGSPFNVRVGEAGQVGDPGMVTAHGPGLQGGTTGVPSEFVVNTCNAGSGALSVNIDGPSKVKMDCQECPEGYKVTYTPMAPGNYLITIKYGGPQHIVGSPFKARVTGGHSLHETSSVLVETVTKTSKVGGAYSSSSSSTSTKLTSDASKVVCRGPGLSKAAVGQKNNFSVDCSKAGTNMLMVGVHGPRAPCEEVYVKHMGNKLYNVTYTVKDKGNYTVIVKWGDDNIPGSPYKVVVP from the exons GTCTGTGTCCTGATTGGGCAGAGTGGGACCCAAACCAGCCTGTGGAGAATGCCAGAGAAGCCATGCAGCAGGCTGATGACTGGTTGGGTGTGCCTCAG GTGATCGCTCCTGAGGAGATTGTGGATCCAAATGTGGATGAGCACTCGGTGATGACTTACCTGTCTCAGTTCCCCAAGGCAAAGCTTAAGCCTGGAGCTCCTCTCAAGGCCAAACAGCTATTCCCAAACAAAGCCAAAGCCTATGGACCTG GTATTGAGCCTCACGGCAACATGGTACTGAAGCCAGCTGTGTTCACTGTGGAGACTTTGGAAGCAGGAAGTGGCGAAGTCCTGGTCTATGTGGAGGATCCTGAGGGACACAAAGAGGAG GTTAAGCCCAACAATGACAAGAACAGAACCTACACCGTCACCTATGTGCCTAAAGTTGAGGGTGTCCACAAG GTGATAGTGCTGTTTGCTGGTCAGAACATCGACAAGAGCCCCTACACAGTGAACGTGGCGAAGGCTATGGGCGATCCCAGCAAGGTCCACGCCAGAGGACCAGGGCTGGACGCTACAGGCAACGTGGCTAACAAACCCACCTACTTTGACATCTACACCGCCG GTGCTGGTAATGGTGACGTGAGCGTGGTCATTGTCGACCCTCAGGGCAAAAAGGACACGGTGGAGCTCATCCTGGAGAACAAGGGCGACAATGTTTTCCGTTGCACCTACCGTCCCATGCTGGAGGGGCCCCACACCATCCATGTGCTGTTTGCAGGCCAGGAGATCCCCAAGAGTCCTTTCACTGTCAACATCGCAGAAG CCATAAACCCCAACGCCTGCAGAGCTACAGGCAGAGGCCTTCAGCCTAAAGGAGTGCGAGTGAAGGAGGTGGCGGACTTCAAAGTTTTCACCAAGGGAGCTGGCACTGGAGAACTCAAAGTCTCAGTCAAAGGGCCAA GTGGAGCAGAGGAACAGGTGAAAGTGCGTGATGCAGGAGAcggtgtgtatgagtgtgaatATTACCCCCAGAAGCCTGGTAAATACACAGTCAGCATCTCCTGGGGAGGTCAGCCCATCCCTCGCAG CCCCTTCGAGGTGGAGGTGAGTGCGGAGGCAGGTTTTCAGAAGGTGCGGGCCTGGGGTCCTGGTCTGAAGACTGGCATGGTGGGCAAATCCGCTGACTTTGTGGTAGAGGCCATCGGCACTGAAGTTGGAACTCTGG GCTTCTCCATTGAAGGCCCATCTCAGGCTAAAATTGAGTGTGATGATAAGGGTGACGGTTCCTGCGATGTTCGCTATTGGCCCACTGAGCCTGGTGACTACGCTGTCCATGTCATCTGTGATGATGAAGACATCAAGGACAGCCCCTTCATGGCCCACATCCTCCCCGCAGCCAATGACATCTTCCCTGAGAAG GTGAAAGCCTTCGGTCCAGGCCTGGAGCGTACTGGTGTCATTGTGAATAAACCAACTGAGTTCACCATTGATGCCCGCATGGCCGGCAAGGGTCACCTCAAGATCTATGCACAG GACGCAGAGGGCTGCACCATCGACATCAAGATCACTGACAGGGGAGACACcaccttcctgtgtgtgtacactccTGTCAAGCCCATTAAacacaccatcatcatcacctggGGAGAGGTCAACGTGCCCAACAGCCCCTTCagg GTGCTGGTTGGAGAGGGCTGTCATCCAGACAAAGTCAAAGTCTATGGGCCTGGAGTGGAGAAAACGGGCCTCAAGGCCAACGAACCAACCTACTTCACCGTGGACTGCAGCGAGGCTGGCCAAG GCGACATCAGCATTGGAATCAAGTGTGCCCCAGGAGTGGTCGGCCCTGCTGAGGCAGACATCGACTTTGACATCATCAAGAATGACAATGACACCTTCACTGTCAAGTACACTCCTCCTGGTGCAGGCCGCTATACCATCATGGTCCTGTTTGCTGACCAG GAAATTCCCATCAGTCCATTCAAAGTCAAGGTGGATCCTTCTCATGATGCTGGCAAGGTGAGAGCCGAGGGCCCCGGACTCAACAAGACAG GAGTGGAGGTGGGAACTCCAACCCACTTCACCATCTACACCAAGGGAGCAGGCAAGGCCAAGCCTGAGGTGCATTTCACAGCATCCGGCCCAGGAGAGGCTGTTCGTGACTTTGAGATCATCGACAACCACGATTACTCCTACACTGTCAAGTACACCGCTCTTCAACAG GGTAACATGACAATCTCAGTAACtcatggaggagatcccattcCCAAAAGCCCCTTCCACATCACAGTGGCTCCTCATCTGGATATTGGCAAGGTCAAAGTGGAGGGATTAGAAACCA AGGTGGAGGTAGGAAAGGACCAGGAGTTCACAGTGAACACCCAGGGTGCCGGTGGGCAGGGCAATGTAGGTGTGAAGATGACCTCACCCTCTGGCCGACCAATCCCATGCAAGCTAGAATCAGACAAAGCCAAAGGCACTCACAGTGTGAAGTACATTCCCCCAGAGGAAGGACAATACAAGGTTGACGTCAGCTATGATGGCAACCCGGTGATGGGAAGCCCCTTCGGTGTGGAGGGGGTGATGCCTGCCGATCCTTCAAAG GTGCGAGCCTATGGCCCAGGCCTGCAGGGGGGCATTGTGGGTAAACCGGCTCCATTCAGTATTGACACCAAGGGAGCAGGTGCAGGTGGGCTGGGCCTGACTGTGGAGGGGCCCTGCGAGGCTAAGATGGAGTGCCAGGACAATGGCGACAGCACATGCTCAGTGTCCTACCTGCCCACTGAGCCTGGGGAGTACGCCATCAACATCCTGTTTGCCGAGCAGCACATCCCCGGCTCTCCCTTCAAGGCGGTGGTGCGCCCGGCCTTTGACCCCAGCAAGGTGACGGCCAGCGGGCCCGGACTGGAGAGGGCCAAGACTGGGGAACCAGCAACTTTCACTGTGGACTGCACCAGAGCGGGAGACGGCGAGCTCACCATTGAGATCGTGTCAGAGACCGGGGCTAAGGCTGAGGTGCACATCCAGAAAACTGCAGAGGGGACCTTCTCTGTGACGTACATCCCGCCCTTTCACggcacacacaccatcaccatcaAGTACGGTGGCCATGTCATTCCCCAGTTCCCCAAAGTCATCCAGGTGGAGCCCGCTGTGGACACCAGTGGGGTGCAGGTCTATggaccaggagtggagcctagAG GGGTCCTTAGAGAGGTCACAACCCACTTCATCGTGGACACCCGTGCCCACAACAAGACTGGTGGAAGTCATGTGAAGGTCCGCATTATCAACCCCTCAGGCACCAACACAGACACCTACATCACTGACAAGGCAGACGGCACCTACAGAGTGGAATACACTGCCTTCGAGGATG gtaTGCATCTGATTGAGGTGCTGTATGACGATGTGGCCGTGCCCAAGAGCCCCTTCAGAGTCTCAGTGGTGGAGGGATGTGACCCGACCCGCGTCCGCGCCTATGGCCCAGGTCTGGAGGGAGGAATAACCAACAAGCCTAACTGCTTCACTGTGGAGACCAG GGGTGCCGGTACAGGAGGCCTGGGCCTGACCATTGAGGGAGCCTCCGAAGCCAAGATGTCCTGCAAGGACAACAAAGATGGCAGCTGCAGCGTGGAGTACGTCCCCTTCACTCCCGGAGACTACGACGTCAACATAAACTACGGAGGTCACCCCATCCCCGGCAGCCCGTTCCGTGTGCCAGTGAGGGACCCGGTGGACCCCAGCAAGGTGAAGTGCTCCGGTCCAGGACTTGGCAAAGGAGTCAGAGCCCATGTCCCTCAAACCTTCACTGCAGACTGCACCCAGGCTGGACAGGCCCCACTGGATGTCAAACTCTATGGTCCAACAG GTTCTGTAGAGCCAGTTGGTGTTAAGAACAACGGTGATGGAACCCACACAGTTCATTACACCCCATCCCAGGACGGCCCTTACACTGTCGCTGTCAAATACGCAGATCAGGAAGTCCCACACAG TCCATTCAAGGTAATGTCTCTGCCTGGTCACGATGCCAGCAAGGTGCGCGCCAGCGGCCCTGGTCTCGACACCAAAGGCGTGTCTGCTAGCCTGCCTGTTGAGTTCACCATTGACGCCCGTGATGCCGGAGAGGGACTGCTCACTGTGCAGATTCTG GACCCAGAGGGAAAACCCAAGAAAGCAACCATCCAGGACAACAGGGACGGCACCTACACTGTGTCCTATGTACCAGACTCTATTGGCCCCTACACTATCACCATCAAATATGGAGGAGATGAGATTCCCTACTCCCCCTACCGCATCCAGTCCCTGCCCACAGGAGACGCCAGCAAATGTCTGCTCACAG GGCATGGCGT CCTTCAGAAGCTGCAGACCTCTGAGGATACGGTCATCACAGTGGACGCCAAGGCTGCTGGGAAGGGCAAGGTGACCTGTAAGGTGCAGACCCCAGAGGGGGTGGAGCTGGACATGGATGTGGTGGAGAATCATGATGGGACCTTTGACATTTACTACACAGCCCCCGAGCCTGGCAAATACGTAATTACCATCCGCTTTGGGGGACAGAACATCCCCAAGAGCCCCTTCCATGTGGTG GCCTCAAAAGAGCCGGTTGCTCCTCGCGATAGTGTGGATCCTCTCTTCCGCCCTCTGAACCTCGTCGTCCCCTTCACGCCACAGCAAGGAGAAATCACAG GTGAGGTGCGTATGCCTTCAGGCAAAACTGCCCGCCCTCACATCACTGACAACAAGGACGGCACCATCACTGTAAAGTACCAGCCCACAGAGAGAGGCCTGCATGAGATGGACATCAAGTATGATGGCAACCACATTCCAG GAAGCCCTCTCCAGTTCTATGTGGATGCCATGAACAGTGGAGTGGTGACTGCTTATGGTCCCGGTCTGAGTTACGGCATGGTCAACAAGGCTGCCACGTTCACTGTGGTCACCAAGAACGCAGGAGAAG GTGGTCTGTCACTGGCAGTGGAGGGTCCCTCCAAGGCAGAGATCACCTGCAAGGACAACAAAGATGGAACCTGCACTGTGTCCTACCTGCCCACTGCTCCTGGAGACTACAACGTCATCGTCAAGTTTGACAACAAACACATCCCTGGCAGTCCCTACACTGCTAAGATCACAG GGGATGACGCCATAACCAGGACATCCCAGTTGAATGTCGGCACAGCGGCTGACGTGTCCCTGAAGATTGCCGAGACTGATCTGAGCTCTCTGACTGCCAGTATCAGAGCGCCATCAGGCAACGAGGAACCCTGCCTCCTCAAGAGGCTGCCCAACAGACACATCG GTATCTCTTTCACCCCTAAGGAGGTTGGTGAGCATGAGGTGAGCGTGAGGAAGAGCGGCATGCACGTGGCCAACAGTCCCTTCAAGATCATGGTTGGCCAGTCGGAGATCGGCGAGGCCAGCAGAGTCAAGGCTTTTGGCAAAGGCCTGGTGGAGGCACACACTTTCGAAATGGCCGAGTTCTTTGTGGATACTAGGAATGCAG gTTATGGAGGTTTGGCATTGTCAATTGAGGGTCCGAGCAAAGTGGATATCAACTGTGAGGATGTGGAGGATGGGACGTGCAGAGTTACCTACTGTCCTACAGAGCCTGGAAACTACATTGTCAACATCAAATTTGCTGAAAAGCACATCCCAG GAAGTCCTTTCACAGTGAAGGTGACCGGAGAAGGAAGGATCAAAGAGAGCATTACTAGGAAGAGACAGGCGTCTTCCATTGCCTCAGTGGGCAGCACATGTGGCCTTAACCTCAAGATCCCAGGTCA TGGCTCTCAGGCCATGACGGCTCAGGTGACCAGCCCCAGTGGGAAGACGATGGATGCAGACATtgtggatggagggagcagCACCTACAGCGTGCGCTTCATCCCCCAGGAGATGGGACCCCACACTGTCAACGTCAAGTACAGAGGCCAGCACGTCCCTGGAAGCCCCTTCCAGTTCACTGTGGGGCCcatgggggagggaggagcgCACAAGGTCCGCGCAGGAGGCACCGGCCTGGAGAGAGGCGTGGCTGGAGCACCTA ctGAGTTCAGTATCTGGACCAGAGAGGCAGGTGCTGGCGGTCTATCCATTGCTGTAGAGGGACCTAGCAAGGCTGAAATCTCCTTTGAGGACAGGAAGGATGGATCTTGCGGAGTCTCCTACATAGTGAAAGAGCCAG GCGACTATGAGGTGTCAATCAAGTTCAACAATGAGAACATCCCTGACAGCCCATTCATCGTTCCGATTGCTACACTGTCAGACGAAGCCCGCAGGCTCACAGTCACAAGCCTTCAG GAGAAGGATTTGAGAGTAAACCAGGAAGCATCCTTCATGGTGCAGCGTAACGGGGCTCGAGGTGTGGTCGACGCCAAGGTTCACACCCCCTCCGGCTCTTCTGAGGAATGCTACGTCACTGAGCTTGACAGCG ACAAGAATGCAATCCGCTTCATTCCACGGGAGAACGGCGTCCACTCCATAGACGTCAAGTTCAACGGGTGCCACATTCCTGGCAGCCCCTTTAACGTGCGCGTGGGAGAGGCAGGGCAGGTTGGGGACCCGGGCATGGTGACCGCACACGGCCCTGGACTGCAGGGAGGAACCACAG gcgtACCCTCAGAATTTGTAGTCAACACCTGTAATGCAGGTTCTGGGGCTCTGTCAGTCAACATTGACGGGCCGTCCAAGGTCAAGATGGACTGTCAGGAGTGTCCCGAGGGCTACAAGGTCACTTACACGCCCATGGCACCCGGCAACTATCTCATCACTATCAAATACGGCGGGCCACAGCACATAGTGGGCAGCCCGTTCAAAGCCAGAGTCACAG GGGGACACAGCCTCCATGAGACCTcctctgttttggtggaaacGGTTACCAAGACCTCCAAGGTGGGCGGAGCCTacagctcctcctcttcctccacctcaacCAAACTGACATCTGATGCCAGCAAGGTGGTTTGCCGTGGACCGGGGCTGTCCAAGGCTGCGGTGGGCCAGAAAAACAATTTCAGTGTCGACTGCAGCAAAGCag GTACCAACATGCTGATGGTGGGTGTGCACGGACCCCGCGCTCCCTGTGAGGAGGTGTACGTTAAGCACATGGGCAACAAGCTCTACAACGTTACCTACACCGTCAAGGACAAGGGCAACTACACCGTCATCGTCAAATGGGGCGACGACAACATCCCCGGGAGCCCCTACAAAGTGGTTGTGCCCTAA